The following DNA comes from Halobacillus litoralis.
TGTCCTTATTGATGACCATAAATTATTCCGTGAAGGTGTAAAAAGAATCCTGGATTTTGAATCCAGCTTTGAAGTAGTAGCTGAAGGCGACGATGGGGACGGGGCTCTTGGAATCATCGAAGAGCATATGCCTGATGTCGTCCTGATGGATATCAACATGCCAAGCATGAATGGTGTGGAAGCGACAGCGGAAATTACGAAGCGCTATCCGGAAATGAAAGTGATCATTTTGTCCATTCATGATGACGAAAATTATGTGACACATGCATTGAAAACAGGAGCACAAGGTTACTTGTTGAAAGAGATGGATTCAGACGCACTCATTGATGCGATCAAAGTCGTAGGCGCAGGCGGATCTTACCTGCACCCGAAAGTGACTCACAACCTGGTGGCTGAATACCGCCGCTTGTCTGAAAGCAACGGAAGCAGTGCTTATCGTACGATCGAATATCGTAAACCACTGCACCTGCTGACGCGTCGTGAGTGTGAAGTGCTGCAACTGTTGGCGGACGGTAACAGCAATCGCGGAGTAGCAGAATCGTTATATATCAGTGAAAAAACAGTGAAAAACCACGTAAGTAATATTTTACAGAAAATGAATGTAAATGACCGTACACAAGCAGTCGTAACAGCGATCAAGAATGGCTGGGTCGAAGTCGTTTGACAATAAAAGAATAGAGCAAATCGGCTGTCCTTCAAGGTATAGAAAAGCATACCTTGAAGGACAGCCTTTTTTGATGGGTTTTTTAGTGGATACATACCATATATTGCCACCTCAAGCCATCCAGATTCTGGATGGCTTGAGGTGGCAATATATGTAAAAGGAGTTCTTTCTGCATCGATTAATTCTAGTTTGTTGGTGCAATGTAGATAGGGTTCATGTAAAATAAGAGTGAGAGAATATCGGAAATAAAGTACATATAGAAATAGAAACATAAATTCGCTAAGGAGGGATTTTGGATGAAAACAGCGGTGATTACAGATAGTACGGCATACCTTCCGAAAAATATCCGAAACGCTCACCACATACATATGATTCCATTGAACGTGATTTTTGGCCATGAATCCTATCAGGAAGAGATTGATATAAACGCAGATGACTTTTACGACATGGTCAAAGAAGGGGGAGAGCTGCCGAAGACTTCTCAACCTTCCATCGGTATCATGACAGAAAAACTGGAAGAGCTCGCTCAAGAGTATGATGCAGTCGTCTCGATTCACTTATCGAGCGGGATCAGCGGGACCTACCAGGCGATGGTGACGGCCGGTGAAATGGTCGAAGAGATCGAAGTCCGCGTTTTCGACTCGGAAATCAGTTGTCACATGCAGGGATTTTATGCCCTGGAAGCGGCTGACCTTGCCGACAATGGAGCAACGCCGGATCAAATCATCAGCCGGCTGAATGAAATGAAAGAATCGATGAATGCTTATTTCATGGTCGACGATTTGACCCACCTACACCGCGGCGGTCGTCTGAATGGCGCCCAAGCTTTTGTAGGCAGCCTGCTGCAAGTGAAGCCGGTGCTTCATTTTGTCGACACGAAAATCGTCCCTTTTGAAAAAATCCGCACACGCAAAAAGGCGATCAAACGCATCACCTCCATTTTTGAAGATTCGATCGACGAAAATGGTCAATACAACGCCTGTCTGATCCACGCCAACCGTCCCGACGAAGCGGCACAAATCAAGAAGGAATTAGAACAAGAGTTCAGTAATGTTGAAATCACTCTTAGTTACTTTGGTTCTGTCATCGGAACCCACCTTGGTGAAGGGGCCATCGGGCTAGGCTGGTATCGCCGATCCTAATGAATAACACCTGCTTGTGAGACTCAGGCAGGTGTTATTCTTACAAAGGATGGTGATGGAATGCTTGATCAATTGCGTGCCTATTTCACTTCTGACTTCCCCTTGCTCTCCACGGAAACTCCGCCTCATAATTACTCCCAGCTTGCTGGAAAACTGCTCTTAAAACAGGAAATCCCTTTTTCTGAAGAAGAAATCTCCCAACTAGTATCTTCCTCCGTTTTATCTAAAATCGAAAGCATCGAACATTACCTGTGGGGCCATCGCTGCCGTCGCTGTGGCAACAAACTCGCCCACCTTTTTGCGAAAATCCCTCATAAGAAATGCGGCAAAGAATGTGTGTATTGCCGGTCCTGTATTCAGATGGGGAGAGTCATGGAATGTGAACCACTCTATATTGGCAACGCTGCTTTTGAATGGCCGGTTTATGAACATCCTTGTACTTGGGATGGCACATTAACCAACCATCAACAACATGCAGCAGATGAAATCAGCCGTTTAGTTGAATGTGGAGCAGGTGAAAAACTGATTTGGGCTGTCTGCGGGGCTGGAAAAACAGAAATGCTTTTTCCTGGGCTGACGACTGCACTCCAAAAAGGCAAACGGGTATGTCTAGCTACACCAAGAACGGATGTCGTCCGCGAATTACTTCCGAGGTTGCAACGTGCTTTTCCTGAGGTGAAGATTCAAGCCCTCTATGGGGGGAGTCCTGATAAAGTCGGCAATGCCTCTTTCATTTTAGCTACCACGCATCAGCTGCTGCGGTTTGCTCATGCGTTTGATGTGATGATCATTGATGAGGTGGATGCCTTTCCTTTTCATAACGATGCCTCCCTTCATTTTGCCAGTAAACGGGCGGCCAAACCTGAAGCGAGCATCCTCTATTTGACCGCAACACCGCGAAAGGTGCAAAAGAAACGTATTCATGCAAAACAATTGCCCGCCGTTTTCATCCCGGAAAGATACCACGGCCACCCTCTTCCGGTTCCTCATTTGAAACTCACTCCGACACTTCACCGTTATATGAAGAAAGGTCAGCTTCCTGAAAAGATGATGAAAAAAATCGCAGACCAACAGACTACAGCCCGCCAACTGCTTTTATTTCTTCCATCGATCGCAAAAGCAGAAGAGGTCGCTGCACTCTTGGATGATAAAGGCTATCATGTCCAATCCGTCCACGCAGAAGATGAAAATCGGGCAGAAAAAATACAGACGTTTCGTGAACAAAAATACCGCATCCTCGTGACGACGACCATCTTAGAGCGGGGTGTCACATTTCCATCTGTTGATGTATATGTCATTGACGCCGGTCACTCTGTATTCGATGAAGCGGCACTTGTGCAGATTGCCGGAAGGGCAGGACGCAGTCAACAGGATCCGACAGGTGAAGTGCTTTTCTACCATATAGGCAAAACAGATGCGATGCTTGATGCTGTCAATGCTATTACGTATATGAACCGGCTGGCGTCCCGGTCATGAGGTGTCTCCTTTGCAATGAAGAAATCATCCCTGAGGTGTCATGGAGCACGTTTTGGAAACCACCCGTAGAAAAGAAAATGTGCGCGGAATGCACAACTGGATTGGAAAGGATCGATAAGCCGGGATGTCCGGTCTGTTATAGAAAAGATGGCATACGGACATGTGAGGATTGTAGGCGATGGCACGACACGAACCCGCATCTCCTTGAAAATAACACTTCTGTCTATCAATATAATGCCGCTGCCAAAGAGTTAGTCGCCCGTTGGAAATACCGCGGAGATTATATCTTACTGCAAGCGTTGAAGAATGATGTGCAGGAGAAATGGGTAAAGAAAGGGATGAAGGGACAAATGCTTGTTACCGTTCCGCTTAGTGTGGAAAGGGAAAAAGAACGGGGGTTCAATCAATCAGAAGCGATCATTCATTTATTAGGTGAAAAACCAGTCCAGCTTTTTGAAAGAACCCATAATGAAAAGCAATCAAAGAAAGGGAAGAAAGAGCGGATGCTTGCTGAGAATCCCTTTAAACTGATCGAGCCGATCTCCTCCCCGGTTGTCATTGTCGATGATATTTATACAACAGGCCGGACCGTCAGACATATGGCCTCATTATTGAGAAAGAACGGCTGTCCATCTGTATCCTCTTTCACGATTTTTCGATGAATATGCTCGTCCCCCTTTGGAATCTTTCTCTTTTGCCGATATAATAAAAAAAGAGTGTAATGGAGGACGAATCATATGGGTGATTTGGCAAATTGTACGCGTTGTAATGCGATTTTCATCAAAGGGACGGCGGCGGTCTGTCCCGAGTGCAGGAAAAAAGAAGAAGAGGACTTTCAGGTCGTGTATTCTTATATGCGGAAAAAACAAAACCGGATGGCGACTGTTGAGGATATCGAAGCAGATACAGGCGTTGCCGAAAAACAAATCCGCGAGTTCGTAAAGCAAAAAAGACTCCACCCTGCCCAGTTTCCGAACATGGCCTATGGCTGTGAGAAGTGCGGTAGTTCGATCAGAGAAGGGCGTTTATGTGAAGGGTGTAAGGGTGAAATAGCATCAGGCTTGCAGAAGCAGGAACAGAATGACTCTATGAAACAAAGGCAGAAAGACGCAGAACTGAAGAAAGCGAACAGGACTTATTATTCAGTGAGAAATGAACAATAAGCATGATTTAAGATTCGCTTTAAGAGTCCGATATTAATAGAAATGAAACGGATATGAAGCGAGGTGAATGACATGAAAATCAACGGGCCGAATCAAACGAACTTCAACCCTTACCAAAAACAGGTCAATAAACAGGAAAGCATGAAGAACCAGCAGAAGTCTGAGGATAAAGTTGAAATCTCCAATCAAGCGAAACAGATGCAAGAGTCAGGCAAGCCAGACCCTGCCCGCCAAAAACTTGTCAATCAAATCAAAGCAGATGTAGATACAGGCAACTATCGTGTAGACTCGCAAGCGACGGCGAAGAAGATGTTCGATTTTTGGTCGAGCAAAGGCTAAAGGAGAATTAACATGACGATCGACACGATCATAAACCATATGGAACGATTGAAGCAGCTTCATGAAAGTTTACACGTTCTTTCGAAAAAAAAGACAGAGGCACTGAAGAAGAATGACACAGCTGCCATCCAGGGGCTCATGACCGATGAGCGCAAGCATGTCCAGGCGATTGAAAAGATTGAAAAGCAGCGCATCAAAGATGTAGATGCATGGAGCGCAAACAGAAACCTGCCGTCCGAACAACCGACGATTTCCGATTTGATCGGACTCCTTGAAGGGGAAGAAAAGGATCAGCTGCAGCAAGCCTATGATGAGCTGATCCTCGTGCTTGCTGAATTGAAGCAGCAGGAACAGTTGAATTCAGAGCTGACGAAGCAGTCACTGCAGTTCATCAACCTATCCCTTGATATGCTGCAGCCATCCCTTCAATCGATGAACTACGGAAATCAAAACGAGCAGAACTCTGGTCAGAAGCCGAAGCGCTCGGTGTTCGATTCGAAAGCTTAAAGTAGAGGAGAAAATATCATGGTATCAACTTTTCATGGACTTGAAGTGGCAAAGCGTGGCCTTTTCACTCAGCAGTCCGCTTTATATACGACCGGCCATAACATTTCGAATGCAAATACAGAGGGCTACACGAGGCAGCGCGTCAATTTTGAACAGACAGGACCTTACCCACCGGCATCACGTAACCGTCCGGAAATTCCCGGCCAAGTGGGGAGCGGTGTCGAGGCAGGCTCGATTGAACGAGTGAGAGTCGGGTTCCTTGACCAGCAGTATCGTGGCGAAAGCAGTAAGTCCGGCTATTATGACACACGTTCTGATGCATTGGGAAGGCTGGAGAACGTGATGAATGAACCCAGCGAAGATGGCCTTGCGAAGACGATGGACCGCTTTTGGCAATCATTGCAGGACTTGTCGGTCAATCCTGAGGACTCCGGTGCGCGCTCTGTTGTACGCCAACGCGGACAAGCCGTAGCAGATACGTTCAACTATCTTTCGAACACGATCCAATCCATGCAGAAGGATATCAAAACAGAGGTCGGCGTCACAGAAAAAGAAATCAATTCACTGGCCAGTCAAATCAATAACATCAACCAGCAAATCGCTGAAGTGGAGCCACACGGCATGGTACCGAACGACCTGTATGATGAACGGGATCGCTTGGTGGACCAATTATCCGAGCATGTGAACATCGAAGTGAAATACGAAGACACGCCTTCCTCTGCAGACCCACTGGCTATGGGAAAAGCGAGCATTTCAATCGTCGGGAACGATGGTCAACCAATGGAGCCGCCAGCTACACTTGTGAATGGAGCGGCAAATGAAGTGAATACACTAAAGGTCAATTATGCCGATGGGGAAGTCCACGCAAGCAGCATTCAGGTAGGAGATAATGCTTCCTATGCGGTTGAAGACTTTTCTTCTCGAGGTAAATTGACTGGTTTGCTTGATTCCGGCGGCTATATGCAAGACGGTGAGAAACAAGGAAGTTATTCACAAATGCTTTCAAATCTGGACCGGATGGCGACAGGCTTTGCACGAGAGTTCAACAATGTCCATACACAGGGAGAGTCCTTGAATAGCATTGAAAATGGCGATGAAGTCCCTAACTTCTTCAATATTGATATGGAAGCAGAAGGAGTCATCGAAGGCGTAGCGGGGACCATTGATTTGACCGATGAAATCAAAGCGGATGGTGACCATATTGCAGCAGCTGTCTCAGATCAAGCTGGAGACGGAGAGAATGCTTCTAATTTAGCTGATGTACAAAATGAACCGAATGAAATCTTTGGCGAAGAAACATCGATGGACAGCTTTTATGAATCGATGATCGGTACGATGGCTGTGGAAACGCAGGAAGCGGAGCGGATGTCCCGCAATGCAGGAACACTTAAAGGTTCTGTCGATGAACAAAGACAATCGGTCAGTTCTGTATCATTGGATGAAGAAATGTCAAACATGATCAAATTCCAACACGCGTACAATGCAGCGGCGAGGAATATTACGGTTGTCGATGAAATGCTTGACCGGGTGATCAATCAAATGGGACGAGTAGGAAGGTAGGTGAATGACTGATGCGCGTAACACAAAGTATGCTTTCGAATAATATGCTGCGTAACTTGAGCGATAGCTACGCAAACATGGGCAAATATCAAGAACAACTATCCACAGGGAAGAAGATTTCACGGCCTTCTCAGGATCCGGTCGTGGCGATGAAAGGAATCAATTACCGTTCACAAGTGAGTGAAGTAGAGCAATTTCAGCGTAACATCGGTGAAGTCCATAACTGGATGGATAATAGTGATGCAGCCTTAGATAAAACGACAGAAGCGATGCAGCGGGTCCGTGAACTGACCGTTCAAGCGAGCAATGATACATACGATGAAGGTCAGCGTGAAAATATCGCTAAGGAAATTCGTCAGCTGAAAGAACATATCGGTTCCATCGCCAATACGGAAGTGAATGATAAATTCATTTTTAATGGATCGAATACGACTGAAGCCCCTTTTGATATGGATGATTTAGAAGGTTCTGGCCCTCCAGGGAATGACCCTGTCAATATCGAAGTTTCCGCTGGTGTCAAACTGCAGACAAATGTTACACCAGGGAACGTGTTCAACCAGGAACTTTTTGAAGACCTTGAAAACTTCGCCTCTGCTTTGGAAGGTGATACAAACCAGGGAGAACTTGATGATTTTATTGAAAAGTTCGATGGTCACATCGGAAATATCGTCAATGAACGTGCCGACTTAGGAGCGCGTATGAATCGCGTCGAACTGATTGAGGATCGTTTGGAATCCCAAAAAGTGAGCGCGACGAAGATGATGTCCGAGAACGAAGACGCGGATATTGAGAAAGTGATTACGAATTTGAAAACGCAGGAAAGTGTCCATAGAGCGGCGATGGGCGTCGGAGCCCGGATCATCCAGCCGACGCTGATGGATTTTCTAAGATAAGGCTGTCTCGCTTTGAGGCAGTCTTGTTTTTTGAAATCCAAAGAGTTGGTAGGGGTGGAATGTACTCGCTTTCCGCGGAGGTACGGTCCAGCCTCCTCGGGCTAAATTGAAGCGACCCCTTATTGTTGGACACTTTCAAAGAGGTGTCTAAAGTGACGAAATTTGGTTCAGAACTGAAATTACAAATTGCTAAACGCTACTTACAAGGATTCATCAGTTATAGGGATTTAGCGTCAGAAACAGGTGTTGATGATTCATCTATTCGCTATTGGGTGAAGTTGGTTCGACATCATGGTGATCAAGCCTTTGTTTTTCCCTATACAAACTATTCGCCTGCCTTTAAACTGGAATTAATTCAATTTATCGAACGAACGGGTTGTTCCATTCGGGAGGCATCGGCGATTTACCATATTCCTGACTCTTCTATGGCTCGAAGGTGGAAGGAAAAGTGGAAAAAAGGTGGATACGATGCCCTTGGATGTATGAAAAGGGGTCGAAAGCCGTGGCGGAAAAGAAAAACAACACCGATGAGTCTATTGAGTCAGTTAAGAGAGAGAACGAACAATTACGTGCGGAGAACGCTTATTTAAAAAAGTTGAATGCCTTAGTTCACGAGAAGGAAAAATCGGCACAAAAGAAAAAGCGCAAGTAATCCAAGAACTAAGACACGCATTCCGCCTCCAAGTGCTGATTAAGGTCGCCGGCCTAGCACACAGTACCTTTTATTATGCCAGTAAAAAGCTAAGCCAGCCCGACCCTGACCGCAAGTGGAAAAGAAGGGTTCTCTTCATCTATAATACTCATAATGGCCGTGTAGGATACCGTAGAATTACGGACATCCTCGTGAGAAAAAATTATAAGGTTAACCACAAGAAAGTCTACCGAATCATGGTAGCGCTGGGCATTGCATGTCAGGTTAACCAAAAGAAATACGTCTCTTATAAAGGGAAGGTTGGGAAAACCGCCACCTTAGGCGAAAGACCGACTTTTTCTCTTGTAGAGGAGATGCTTGACCAAGCACTGGAAAAGAAGGAGGAACACGAAGATCTTCTCATCCATTCGGATCAAGGTTGGCATTACCAAATGGCTCAGTTCCGAAAGAAACTTCAAGATCACAACATCACTCAAAGTATGTCTAGGAAAGGGAACTGTCATGATAATTCGGTGATGGAGAATTTTTTCGGCATCTTTAAATCGGAATTCTTATACTATGAAGAATTTGATAGTATTCAACATTTCAAAGATCGTTTTGAGACATATATGCATTACTACAACCATCTTAGAGTCAAATCCAGGTTAAAGGGAAACAGTCCTGTCTTAGAAAGGCAAATGTATGAAAAAGCAGCATAAACTATGTGTCCAATTTTATGGGGTCAGCACAAATGCCCTGTGGGGTCTAGACCAGCACACTACTTCCGCAGGAGTCTCGCACATTCCACCCCAACCAACACCATATAAAGGTGCATCAATAAGTAGCCAAGAAAACCTTTTATTATAAGGAAAGCCTAAAACTCCCTTGCCTTTAAAAAAGTTCTGTTCATCTTAATAGCATGAAGGGATTGGGGAAACGAAACACCTCCAGTTCCCCGACGTCCCTAGTCTAATGAATAAACTTGGAATAGTAGGCATTGTATCTGCCCTGTCGGAGTGTTTTGAACAATGGGAAGTTCTTTTAATAATTGATTCTCTTATTGATTTAAAAAGGTTTCTTTATACTTATTATAGTAATGGGGGATGGGAAACGGCGGGATTCCTGCGGGAAAGGATAGACTGGCGAGATCCCGGAGAGCTTTAGCTCGAGGAAGCTTGCC
Coding sequences within:
- the flgK gene encoding flagellar hook-associated protein FlgK, whose product is MVSTFHGLEVAKRGLFTQQSALYTTGHNISNANTEGYTRQRVNFEQTGPYPPASRNRPEIPGQVGSGVEAGSIERVRVGFLDQQYRGESSKSGYYDTRSDALGRLENVMNEPSEDGLAKTMDRFWQSLQDLSVNPEDSGARSVVRQRGQAVADTFNYLSNTIQSMQKDIKTEVGVTEKEINSLASQINNINQQIAEVEPHGMVPNDLYDERDRLVDQLSEHVNIEVKYEDTPSSADPLAMGKASISIVGNDGQPMEPPATLVNGAANEVNTLKVNYADGEVHASSIQVGDNASYAVEDFSSRGKLTGLLDSGGYMQDGEKQGSYSQMLSNLDRMATGFAREFNNVHTQGESLNSIENGDEVPNFFNIDMEAEGVIEGVAGTIDLTDEIKADGDHIAAAVSDQAGDGENASNLADVQNEPNEIFGEETSMDSFYESMIGTMAVETQEAERMSRNAGTLKGSVDEQRQSVSSVSLDEEMSNMIKFQHAYNAAARNITVVDEMLDRVINQMGRVGR
- a CDS encoding ComF family protein, whose translation is MRCLLCNEEIIPEVSWSTFWKPPVEKKMCAECTTGLERIDKPGCPVCYRKDGIRTCEDCRRWHDTNPHLLENNTSVYQYNAAAKELVARWKYRGDYILLQALKNDVQEKWVKKGMKGQMLVTVPLSVEREKERGFNQSEAIIHLLGEKPVQLFERTHNEKQSKKGKKERMLAENPFKLIEPISSPVVIVDDIYTTGRTVRHMASLLRKNGCPSVSSFTIFR
- a CDS encoding response regulator; protein product: MTTRIVLIDDHKLFREGVKRILDFESSFEVVAEGDDGDGALGIIEEHMPDVVLMDINMPSMNGVEATAEITKRYPEMKVIILSIHDDENYVTHALKTGAQGYLLKEMDSDALIDAIKVVGAGGSYLHPKVTHNLVAEYRRLSESNGSSAYRTIEYRKPLHLLTRRECEVLQLLADGNSNRGVAESLYISEKTVKNHVSNILQKMNVNDRTQAVVTAIKNGWVEVV
- the flgL gene encoding flagellar hook-associated protein FlgL is translated as MRVTQSMLSNNMLRNLSDSYANMGKYQEQLSTGKKISRPSQDPVVAMKGINYRSQVSEVEQFQRNIGEVHNWMDNSDAALDKTTEAMQRVRELTVQASNDTYDEGQRENIAKEIRQLKEHIGSIANTEVNDKFIFNGSNTTEAPFDMDDLEGSGPPGNDPVNIEVSAGVKLQTNVTPGNVFNQELFEDLENFASALEGDTNQGELDDFIEKFDGHIGNIVNERADLGARMNRVELIEDRLESQKVSATKMMSENEDADIEKVITNLKTQESVHRAAMGVGARIIQPTLMDFLR
- a CDS encoding DegV family protein — its product is MKTAVITDSTAYLPKNIRNAHHIHMIPLNVIFGHESYQEEIDINADDFYDMVKEGGELPKTSQPSIGIMTEKLEELAQEYDAVVSIHLSSGISGTYQAMVTAGEMVEEIEVRVFDSEISCHMQGFYALEAADLADNGATPDQIISRLNEMKESMNAYFMVDDLTHLHRGGRLNGAQAFVGSLLQVKPVLHFVDTKIVPFEKIRTRKKAIKRITSIFEDSIDENGQYNACLIHANRPDEAAQIKKELEQEFSNVEITLSYFGSVIGTHLGEGAIGLGWYRRS
- a CDS encoding TIGR03826 family flagellar region protein; the protein is MGDLANCTRCNAIFIKGTAAVCPECRKKEEEDFQVVYSYMRKKQNRMATVEDIEADTGVAEKQIREFVKQKRLHPAQFPNMAYGCEKCGSSIREGRLCEGCKGEIASGLQKQEQNDSMKQRQKDAELKKANRTYYSVRNEQ
- a CDS encoding DEAD/DEAH box helicase, whose product is MLDQLRAYFTSDFPLLSTETPPHNYSQLAGKLLLKQEIPFSEEEISQLVSSSVLSKIESIEHYLWGHRCRRCGNKLAHLFAKIPHKKCGKECVYCRSCIQMGRVMECEPLYIGNAAFEWPVYEHPCTWDGTLTNHQQHAADEISRLVECGAGEKLIWAVCGAGKTEMLFPGLTTALQKGKRVCLATPRTDVVRELLPRLQRAFPEVKIQALYGGSPDKVGNASFILATTHQLLRFAHAFDVMIIDEVDAFPFHNDASLHFASKRAAKPEASILYLTATPRKVQKKRIHAKQLPAVFIPERYHGHPLPVPHLKLTPTLHRYMKKGQLPEKMMKKIADQQTTARQLLLFLPSIAKAEEVAALLDDKGYHVQSVHAEDENRAEKIQTFREQKYRILVTTTILERGVTFPSVDVYVIDAGHSVFDEAALVQIAGRAGRSQQDPTGEVLFYHIGKTDAMLDAVNAITYMNRLASRS
- the flgM gene encoding flagellar biosynthesis anti-sigma factor FlgM → MKINGPNQTNFNPYQKQVNKQESMKNQQKSEDKVEISNQAKQMQESGKPDPARQKLVNQIKADVDTGNYRVDSQATAKKMFDFWSSKG
- a CDS encoding flagellar protein FlgN, producing the protein MTIDTIINHMERLKQLHESLHVLSKKKTEALKKNDTAAIQGLMTDERKHVQAIEKIEKQRIKDVDAWSANRNLPSEQPTISDLIGLLEGEEKDQLQQAYDELILVLAELKQQEQLNSELTKQSLQFINLSLDMLQPSLQSMNYGNQNEQNSGQKPKRSVFDSKA